The following proteins are co-located in the Lacticaseibacillus paracasei subsp. paracasei genome:
- the dinB gene encoding DNA polymerase IV: MALFELPLQNDTSRKIIHLDMDAFYASIEMRDNPQLRSKALVIARDPRTTGGKGVVTTANYVARRYGVHSAMPANEALQLVPRSKLVFKTPDFPKYKAVSAQIHALFHQVTDLIEPVAFDEAYLDVTANKMFPSTIALALWLQDQISQATQLTSSIGISYNKFIAKQASDYNKPVGRTLVLPEQALLFLDRLPIKQFRGVGKKTLPKLTDLGVTDGKSLRALSQDDLIRMFGKMGFVLYQHARGLDNRPVAVRTAKSIGKERTYGTPLTDAEAVQTQLHNLAGMVVTSLNQKAMHGKTVVLKVRDVDFITQTKRLTQDHYFEGEQAIFDAAWQLWGSVAMSNLAIRLLGITVTGLDPKQYENLDLPL, translated from the coding sequence ATGGCGTTATTTGAATTACCATTACAAAACGATACTTCCCGGAAAATCATTCATCTGGATATGGACGCCTTTTATGCTTCAATTGAGATGCGCGATAATCCGCAATTGCGTAGTAAAGCCTTGGTAATTGCCCGGGATCCGCGTACAACTGGCGGCAAAGGTGTTGTGACAACGGCCAACTATGTCGCCAGACGTTATGGCGTTCATTCGGCAATGCCGGCCAACGAAGCCTTGCAACTTGTGCCTCGTTCAAAACTGGTGTTTAAGACGCCGGATTTTCCAAAATATAAAGCAGTGTCCGCGCAAATTCACGCCTTGTTTCATCAAGTGACCGATCTAATTGAACCAGTGGCGTTCGATGAAGCTTATCTTGATGTCACGGCCAACAAGATGTTCCCGAGTACGATCGCCTTGGCATTGTGGCTGCAAGATCAAATTAGTCAGGCAACGCAGCTCACAAGTTCCATTGGCATTTCCTACAATAAATTTATCGCCAAGCAAGCCTCTGATTACAATAAACCGGTTGGTCGTACACTGGTTTTGCCAGAACAAGCCTTATTATTTTTGGATCGGCTGCCGATCAAGCAGTTTCGCGGGGTTGGTAAGAAAACGTTGCCGAAGTTAACCGACTTAGGTGTCACTGATGGCAAGTCTTTACGGGCCTTATCGCAAGATGATTTGATCCGGATGTTTGGCAAAATGGGATTTGTGCTTTATCAACATGCTCGTGGCCTTGACAATCGTCCTGTTGCTGTTCGGACGGCGAAGTCAATTGGCAAAGAACGAACCTATGGCACGCCTCTAACTGACGCCGAGGCGGTTCAGACACAGTTACACAATCTGGCAGGGATGGTCGTGACATCGTTGAATCAAAAAGCTATGCACGGCAAAACCGTGGTGCTTAAGGTGCGCGATGTGGACTTCATCACGCAAACAAAGCGGCTAACCCAAGATCACTACTTCGAAGGCGAACAAGCCATTTTCGATGCAGCGTGGCAGCTCTGGGGCAGTGTTGCCATGTCGAACTTGGCCATCCGGTTACTTGGGATTACCGTGACCGGGTTGGATCCGAAGCAGTATGAGAATTTGGACTTACCGTTGTGA
- a CDS encoding DRTGG domain-containing protein yields MATKHEQILDYIANLAVGKKISVRSIAKHLKVSEGTAYRAIKEAENTGFVSTIARVGTIRIEQKPLNPIESVTFKTLVDLIDAKVLGGQAGMDKKLDKFVIGAMTPAAMRPYITRNSLMIVGNREDAQRLALEDGAAVLITGGFETSAAIIALADDQQLPVLQTAYDTFTVATMINRALSDQAIKQDILTVAAIYTPLAQIQTIGVEATVGDYLLLPDPRYPLPVVTRNGRLVGVMRPSLVGGKKPTVPIERLMQKDPQTVKPYLSVTAVGHTMQDTGLTAMPVVDDSWNLLGIVTRNAVFSSLTGIAHSRELSNTIADQVSAQLTAITPQPPYVGGYELKTVPAMTNSLGTMSFGVLAEAINGCTTRYLHDTGRRNVLVEGLNLTTFRPIQLESVVTVLLRELEMTRHDATLDVDVLSDGVQVAKAIVTCQLLERN; encoded by the coding sequence ATGGCGACAAAGCATGAGCAGATTTTGGATTATATCGCAAACTTGGCGGTTGGCAAGAAGATTTCCGTTCGGTCAATCGCGAAGCATTTGAAAGTCAGCGAAGGAACCGCTTATCGAGCTATTAAGGAAGCCGAGAATACCGGCTTTGTCTCGACAATTGCGCGTGTCGGCACGATTCGGATTGAACAAAAACCGTTAAATCCAATTGAATCTGTGACATTCAAAACACTGGTTGATTTGATTGACGCCAAAGTTTTAGGCGGGCAGGCCGGTATGGACAAGAAATTGGACAAATTCGTGATCGGGGCGATGACACCAGCTGCCATGCGGCCTTACATCACGCGTAACTCGTTGATGATTGTCGGAAACCGTGAAGATGCACAACGGCTGGCACTAGAAGATGGTGCTGCGGTGTTGATCACCGGGGGATTCGAAACTAGTGCGGCGATTATCGCCTTGGCGGATGATCAGCAGTTGCCTGTGTTGCAAACTGCTTATGATACCTTTACAGTTGCAACCATGATCAATCGAGCTTTGTCAGATCAGGCGATCAAACAGGATATTTTGACAGTAGCTGCCATTTATACGCCGTTGGCCCAAATTCAAACCATTGGTGTTGAGGCGACGGTCGGTGATTATTTGCTGTTGCCCGATCCGCGATATCCATTGCCGGTCGTGACGCGCAATGGGCGATTGGTTGGCGTCATGCGGCCATCGCTGGTTGGCGGTAAGAAGCCGACGGTGCCGATTGAACGGTTGATGCAGAAGGATCCGCAAACTGTCAAACCTTACCTTAGTGTGACTGCTGTGGGGCATACCATGCAGGATACCGGTTTAACGGCCATGCCGGTGGTGGATGATAGCTGGAATCTGTTGGGAATTGTGACCCGCAACGCGGTTTTTTCAAGTCTCACAGGCATTGCCCACAGTCGCGAACTATCCAATACCATTGCCGATCAGGTCAGCGCTCAACTGACCGCCATCACACCGCAACCGCCTTACGTTGGCGGTTACGAGTTGAAAACCGTGCCGGCCATGACCAATTCGCTTGGCACTATGAGTTTTGGGGTGCTGGCTGAAGCCATTAACGGTTGCACTACCCGTTATTTGCATGACACGGGGCGGCGAAACGTGTTGGTCGAAGGACTGAATTTAACAACATTTCGACCCATCCAGTTAGAAAGTGTGGTCACCGTCTTGTTACGTGAACTTGAGATGACTAGGCATGATGCGACGCTGGATGTTGATGTCTTAAGCGACGGGGTTCAGGTTGCTAAAGCGATTGTGACCTGCCAGCTATTAGAAAGGAATTGA
- a CDS encoding DHH family phosphoesterase, which produces MIQTDIINAIKANDPIIIHRHVNPDPDALGSQVGLAETIRASFPDKKVYQVGSDTGNLSWLAQEQTITDDVYKDALVIVTDTADTPRVSDERFNKGKMLIKIDHHPNDDAYGDLVWVDNNASSASELIYDLIAASNGVLKLSDKAARLMYAGIVGDTGRFLFNNTTPHTLQVAAELIKKDFDPTAINNRMNTVTLAQARLQGYVVDHLKITPAGAASVTVPRTAINELKLADDQVSAVVGTPGRLDTVIAWAEFIEQAEGGYRVHLRSKGPIINTLAKAHNGGGHPLASGAKAANFDELIQIETQLDQLVKEYSTSGK; this is translated from the coding sequence ATGATTCAAACCGATATTATTAACGCCATCAAGGCAAACGATCCAATCATTATCCATCGTCATGTGAACCCAGATCCAGATGCGTTGGGTTCCCAAGTTGGCTTAGCAGAAACCATTCGCGCTAGTTTTCCGGATAAGAAAGTGTATCAGGTTGGTAGTGACACTGGCAATTTGAGCTGGTTGGCACAGGAACAAACCATTACTGATGACGTTTACAAGGATGCTCTCGTGATTGTGACCGATACTGCCGATACGCCGCGAGTTTCTGATGAGCGCTTCAACAAGGGGAAAATGCTGATCAAAATCGATCATCATCCGAACGATGATGCGTATGGCGATCTTGTTTGGGTCGATAACAACGCTAGCTCTGCCTCTGAACTGATTTACGATTTAATCGCCGCCAGCAACGGTGTTTTGAAACTCAGCGATAAGGCTGCTCGCCTAATGTACGCTGGGATTGTTGGCGACACCGGCCGATTTTTATTTAACAATACGACCCCGCATACGTTGCAGGTCGCGGCTGAGTTGATTAAAAAGGATTTTGATCCAACAGCCATTAATAATCGGATGAACACGGTGACGTTGGCACAAGCACGGTTGCAAGGCTATGTTGTCGATCATCTGAAAATTACCCCAGCAGGTGCCGCCAGTGTGACGGTACCACGGACCGCGATCAACGAGCTGAAACTGGCTGATGATCAGGTAAGCGCTGTTGTCGGCACACCCGGCCGACTGGATACCGTCATTGCTTGGGCAGAATTTATTGAACAGGCAGAAGGCGGTTACCGCGTTCATCTGCGTTCAAAAGGTCCCATCATCAACACACTTGCCAAAGCACACAATGGCGGTGGTCATCCATTAGCAAGCGGCGCTAAGGCAGCTAATTTTGACGAACTGATTCAAATCGAGACGCAACTCGATCAACTGGTCAAAGAATATTCGACCTCAGGAAAGTAG
- a CDS encoding DEAD/DEAH box helicase, translated as MENQFKQFQLKPFVIDGLNAMAITAPTPIQQKVIPALLRGENIVGQSQTGSGKTHAFLVPLLSMVDPTEDATQVVITAPSRELANQIYAVAQQLIQTEPAIRINRLVGGMDKQKQIDKLQNHQPHVAIGTPGRILDMIKGYDLVPSSVRHFVVDEADMTLDMGFLETVDAIASSFPDHLQMAVFSATIPQKLEPFLRKYMDNPTTIELKPQSVIADTVENILIAAKGRDKNELIYQLVTMGHPFLVLIFANTKTSVDAIHDFLKHQGLKVAKIHGGIQPRERRRVMKDVADLKYQYVVATDLAARGIDIKGVSMVINAEIPRDNEFFIHRVGRTGRNGMAGTAVTLYEPGQEDQIAELEHMGIKFAPKMIKNGELVDTYDRNRRVHRKPKQEDTSLAIRGLVKKAKQKHMPNYRKKIRTAVLLERKRNTKIARRQALLAEKRKNRKRG; from the coding sequence ATGGAGAATCAATTCAAACAATTTCAACTAAAACCTTTTGTTATCGATGGTCTCAATGCAATGGCCATCACCGCCCCGACACCCATTCAACAAAAAGTTATTCCGGCGCTTTTGCGTGGTGAAAACATTGTTGGACAAAGCCAGACCGGTAGCGGGAAAACTCACGCCTTTTTGGTACCCTTACTCAGTATGGTAGATCCTACCGAAGATGCGACTCAGGTCGTGATCACTGCCCCTTCACGTGAGTTAGCCAATCAAATTTATGCGGTTGCCCAGCAACTCATACAAACTGAGCCCGCGATTCGGATTAACCGTTTAGTCGGGGGAATGGACAAGCAAAAGCAGATCGACAAGTTGCAAAATCATCAACCACATGTGGCTATCGGAACGCCAGGTCGAATCTTGGACATGATCAAAGGCTATGATTTAGTGCCATCGTCTGTCCGTCATTTTGTAGTCGACGAAGCTGACATGACGCTGGATATGGGCTTCCTCGAAACGGTTGATGCGATTGCCTCGAGTTTTCCAGATCATCTGCAAATGGCTGTTTTTTCGGCGACTATTCCGCAAAAACTGGAACCATTCTTGCGCAAGTACATGGACAATCCAACGACGATTGAATTGAAACCGCAGTCGGTGATTGCTGACACGGTTGAAAACATTTTGATTGCGGCAAAAGGGCGCGATAAAAATGAGTTAATCTATCAGCTTGTCACGATGGGGCATCCCTTTTTAGTGCTGATTTTTGCTAACACCAAAACCAGCGTGGATGCTATCCATGACTTCTTGAAGCATCAAGGTTTGAAGGTGGCTAAGATTCATGGTGGCATTCAGCCGCGAGAACGTCGGCGCGTGATGAAGGATGTTGCCGACCTCAAATATCAGTATGTGGTCGCCACTGATCTTGCTGCTCGGGGTATCGATATCAAGGGGGTCTCAATGGTCATCAATGCCGAGATTCCGCGCGACAACGAGTTCTTTATTCACCGAGTGGGCCGAACCGGTCGGAATGGCATGGCTGGTACAGCGGTGACACTGTACGAACCGGGACAGGAAGATCAAATTGCCGAATTAGAGCATATGGGCATTAAGTTTGCGCCGAAAATGATCAAAAACGGTGAGCTTGTCGACACTTATGACCGCAATCGTCGAGTTCACCGCAAACCGAAGCAAGAAGACACCAGTCTTGCCATTCGCGGTTTGGTGAAAAAGGCAAAGCAAAAGCACATGCCGAATTATCGTAAAAAGATTCGAACTGCGGTGTTATTAGAACGCAAACGAAATACCAAAATTGCTCGGCGCCAAGCGCTGTTAGCAGAAAAACGCAAGAACCGCAAACGAGGGTGA
- the alaS gene encoding alanine--tRNA ligase — protein sequence MKKMSSGEIRQMFLDFFKSKGHAVEPSASLIPVDDPTLLWINSGVATLKKYFDGSVVPDNPRITNAQKSIRTNDIENVGKTARHLTFFEMLGNFSVGDYFKKEVIPWAWELLTSPKWFGFDPKRLYVTVYPKDKVTKELWQKTGVPDDHIVEAEDNFWDIGEGPSGPDSEIFYDRGQQFNNVAEDDPENYPGGENSRYVEIWNIVFSELNHLPDGRFVEQPHKNIDTGMGLERLVAVIQGTPTIFETDLFMPIIKATEKMSAGKRYGVSAQDDVSFKIIADHARTVTFAIGDGALPSNEGRGYVLRRLIRRAVLNGKKLGIDHDFLYQLVPVVGEIMKSYYPQILANQQFIQKVIESEEARFRQTLDAGVTLLNQIIADLKQDGKKEIPGADAFKLFDTYGFPVEMTNEYAQDEGLQVDMAGFKKNMAAQRDRARKARGDRQSMGSQDKVLMSITTPSKFTGWTELDHKHASLQIIVVNDQLQDSVSEGTAQLIFDETPFYAEMGGQVADHGEIKAQDGTVLADVSDVQHAPNGQNLHTVTVKGKLERGQQYWLSVDPLRRKKVSLNHTATHLLDQALRDVLGEHTHQAGSLVEPDYLRFDFTNFGQVTPKQLRQVETIVNQKIWDALPITWKEMPIEEAKKLGAIAMFGDKYGSVVRIVKIGDYNTEFDGGTHPTNSNALGLFKITSESGIGAGIRRVEAVTSKEAYEYLTQQQDWLSETAENLKIDQVKNVPSKVTQLQADLKAEQKTVAGLQAKLAAQAAAGIFDHPEEVGGLKLIAKQVQVAGMNELRQLADKWKAKQASDILVLGTEVSGKANLLVAVNDTANQAGFKAGDLIKAIAPKVGGGGGGRPDMAQAGGKNPAGIPAALSEAKTVISQKA from the coding sequence ATGAAAAAAATGTCCAGTGGTGAAATTCGCCAAATGTTTCTGGATTTCTTTAAGAGCAAGGGCCATGCAGTCGAACCGAGTGCATCACTTATTCCCGTTGATGATCCAACTCTGCTTTGGATTAATTCCGGCGTGGCAACCCTGAAAAAATATTTTGACGGATCAGTAGTGCCTGACAATCCCCGGATCACCAATGCCCAAAAATCAATTCGGACGAACGATATTGAAAATGTCGGCAAAACTGCTCGTCATTTGACGTTCTTTGAAATGCTTGGCAACTTTTCTGTTGGCGACTACTTCAAAAAAGAAGTCATTCCTTGGGCGTGGGAACTGCTCACGAGTCCAAAATGGTTTGGATTTGATCCTAAACGGTTATACGTCACCGTCTATCCAAAAGATAAGGTCACGAAAGAACTTTGGCAGAAAACTGGGGTGCCTGACGATCATATTGTGGAGGCGGAAGACAATTTCTGGGATATCGGTGAAGGTCCTTCTGGTCCCGATTCCGAAATTTTCTATGATCGTGGCCAACAATTCAATAATGTGGCTGAAGATGATCCAGAAAATTATCCTGGTGGCGAAAATTCGCGTTATGTCGAAATCTGGAACATCGTCTTTTCTGAGTTGAATCATTTGCCAGATGGCCGATTTGTGGAACAACCGCATAAGAACATTGATACTGGCATGGGTTTGGAGCGACTGGTGGCGGTTATTCAAGGCACACCCACGATTTTTGAAACCGATTTGTTCATGCCAATCATCAAAGCAACCGAGAAAATGAGTGCTGGCAAGCGCTATGGTGTCAGTGCGCAGGATGATGTCTCTTTTAAAATCATTGCCGACCATGCGCGAACAGTGACCTTTGCGATCGGCGATGGCGCCTTACCAAGCAATGAAGGCCGCGGCTATGTTTTACGTCGATTAATTCGTCGGGCGGTTCTGAATGGTAAAAAGCTGGGCATTGATCATGATTTTCTATATCAATTAGTGCCGGTTGTTGGTGAGATCATGAAGAGTTATTACCCACAGATTCTGGCCAACCAGCAGTTTATTCAAAAGGTCATTGAATCTGAAGAAGCACGCTTCCGCCAGACTTTGGACGCCGGCGTGACCTTGCTCAATCAGATCATTGCTGACTTGAAACAAGACGGTAAGAAAGAAATTCCTGGAGCAGATGCGTTTAAACTCTTTGACACCTATGGCTTCCCAGTTGAAATGACCAACGAATATGCTCAAGATGAAGGTTTGCAAGTCGACATGGCTGGCTTCAAGAAAAACATGGCTGCGCAGCGTGATCGGGCCCGCAAAGCGCGCGGTGATCGACAGTCCATGGGCAGTCAAGATAAAGTGCTGATGAGCATCACTACGCCAAGCAAATTTACTGGCTGGACCGAATTGGATCATAAGCACGCCTCCTTGCAGATTATTGTGGTGAATGATCAACTGCAAGATAGTGTCAGTGAAGGTACCGCCCAACTGATTTTTGACGAGACCCCATTCTATGCTGAAATGGGTGGCCAAGTGGCGGACCACGGCGAAATCAAGGCCCAAGACGGCACGGTGTTAGCTGACGTGAGCGATGTGCAGCATGCGCCAAATGGCCAAAATCTGCACACCGTTACGGTGAAGGGCAAACTGGAAAGAGGCCAGCAATACTGGCTAAGTGTTGATCCGTTGCGCCGTAAGAAAGTATCACTCAATCACACGGCAACTCACTTGCTGGACCAAGCTTTGCGTGATGTTCTGGGTGAGCACACACATCAGGCTGGCTCTTTGGTTGAACCGGATTACTTGCGTTTCGACTTTACGAATTTTGGTCAAGTAACGCCTAAGCAACTACGCCAAGTTGAAACGATTGTGAACCAGAAAATTTGGGACGCTTTACCGATTACTTGGAAAGAAATGCCAATTGAAGAGGCCAAAAAACTTGGTGCGATTGCGATGTTTGGCGACAAATATGGTTCTGTCGTGCGGATTGTCAAGATTGGCGATTACAACACCGAATTCGATGGCGGGACTCATCCAACCAACTCCAATGCACTCGGCTTATTCAAGATTACAAGTGAGTCTGGGATTGGCGCCGGGATTCGTCGGGTCGAAGCGGTCACGTCAAAAGAAGCTTACGAATATTTGACCCAGCAACAGGATTGGTTGAGCGAAACTGCTGAGAATCTAAAGATTGACCAAGTCAAAAATGTTCCAAGCAAAGTGACCCAATTACAGGCGGATTTAAAAGCCGAACAAAAGACAGTGGCTGGCTTACAGGCCAAGTTGGCAGCCCAAGCGGCGGCAGGTATTTTTGATCATCCTGAGGAAGTCGGCGGTTTGAAACTGATTGCCAAACAGGTTCAGGTGGCAGGAATGAATGAACTCCGACAGTTGGCGGATAAATGGAAAGCCAAGCAGGCATCTGACATTTTGGTACTGGGTACCGAAGTTAGCGGCAAGGCCAACTTGTTGGTTGCTGTCAATGACACGGCTAACCAAGCAGGCTTTAAAGCGGGCGATTTGATCAAGGCCATTGCACCAAAAGTTGGCGGCGGTGGCGGTGGTCGTCCAGACATGGCGCAGGCTGGCGGCAAGAACCCAGCTGGCATTCCTGCGGCGTTGTCTGAAGCAAAGACAGTGATTAGCCAAAAGGCTTAG
- a CDS encoding IreB family regulatory phosphoprotein: MSTLDQTVHFDFRDNNPKNVHETLETVYKALEEKGYNPINQIVGYLISGDPAYIPRYNDARNLIRKHERDEIIEELVRNYLGKEQA; this comes from the coding sequence ATGAGCACATTAGATCAAACCGTTCATTTTGATTTTCGAGATAACAATCCGAAGAATGTTCACGAAACGCTGGAGACAGTTTACAAGGCTCTTGAAGAAAAGGGGTATAATCCGATCAACCAGATTGTGGGGTATCTGATTTCTGGGGACCCGGCCTATATTCCACGGTACAATGATGCGCGTAATCTAATCCGGAAACATGAGCGCGATGAGATCATTGAAGAGCTTGTTCGAAACTATCTTGGCAAGGAGCAAGCTTAA
- the ruvX gene encoding Holliday junction resolvase RuvX — MRLMGLDVGSRTVGVAVSDPLGWTAQGLEIIRINEDKEQFGIARLKELVKQYEVTAFVLGLPKNMNNSIGPRAEKSQAYGELLKTTFGLPVDFIDERLTTVEASRMLIEEADASRKRQKQVIDKLAAQMILQNYLDAKGPLTKQ; from the coding sequence ATGCGCTTGATGGGGTTGGACGTCGGTTCCCGAACCGTTGGGGTCGCGGTCAGTGATCCTTTGGGCTGGACAGCTCAAGGTTTGGAAATTATTCGGATCAACGAAGACAAGGAGCAGTTCGGCATCGCCCGCCTCAAGGAGCTTGTGAAGCAATATGAGGTAACGGCGTTTGTATTGGGGTTGCCTAAAAACATGAACAACTCGATTGGACCGCGTGCGGAAAAGTCACAAGCTTACGGTGAACTGTTGAAAACAACGTTTGGGTTGCCAGTTGATTTCATTGACGAGCGACTCACAACAGTTGAGGCTTCCCGCATGTTGATTGAAGAAGCTGATGCCAGTCGCAAACGGCAAAAGCAGGTGATCGATAAATTAGCTGCTCAGATGATTCTCCAGAATTATCTGGATGCAAAAGGTCCCTTGACCAAGCAATAA
- a CDS encoding DUF1292 domain-containing protein, translating to MANNEHVTPGEDDQQITLIDEKGNEELYQVLFTFDSEDYGKSYVLLYPASESDDQEVEIQAFSFTPDENGDASSGDLFPIEDDAEWDMVEEVLNTFLADDDSNLKD from the coding sequence ATGGCAAATAATGAACATGTAACGCCCGGCGAAGACGATCAGCAGATTACGCTGATTGACGAAAAAGGCAATGAAGAATTGTATCAGGTCTTGTTCACATTTGATTCGGAAGATTATGGCAAGAGTTACGTATTGCTGTATCCGGCGAGTGAAAGTGACGATCAGGAAGTCGAAATTCAGGCTTTCTCATTTACCCCCGACGAAAATGGTGATGCCAGCTCGGGCGATCTTTTCCCGATTGAAGACGATGCTGAATGGGATATGGTTGAGGAAGTTTTGAACACTTTCTTGGCCGACGACGATTCGAATCTGAAAGATTAA
- a CDS encoding cell division protein ZapA, translating to MSEEKRRFKAVIGDKTYTIIGPGSEQHFITVTKLLNERLAQVKTLAPDLSAEEQAILVAFNSVSDQVKLLAAQQDDHEQEE from the coding sequence ATGAGCGAAGAAAAGCGTCGTTTTAAAGCCGTGATCGGTGATAAAACGTACACGATTATCGGACCAGGGTCCGAACAACATTTTATAACGGTCACGAAGTTGCTGAATGAACGGCTGGCGCAAGTTAAAACACTTGCGCCAGATCTATCGGCCGAGGAACAAGCCATTTTAGTTGCCTTCAATTCTGTTTCCGATCAGGTCAAACTGTTGGCGGCGCAACAGGATGATCATGAGCAGGAAGAGTAG
- a CDS encoding CvpA family protein, which translates to MISLSIILILAYFYYSGARRGAALQWLHVAGYGLSFLAATALARPLGAHFTLVVPYPSATNAGQFAFYSDKVGLTLDTAFYRGFAFLVVLTFGWLLTRVGALWFHDLTYAAMGHRRSAIIGGCANLVIGYIFLFLILALLALIPIAGIQHGLDHAIVAKVMIKYSPGLTQFVNALWL; encoded by the coding sequence TTGATTTCATTATCGATTATTTTAATTTTGGCTTATTTCTATTATAGCGGCGCGCGTCGTGGTGCGGCGTTGCAGTGGTTGCATGTGGCCGGTTATGGGTTGAGCTTTCTTGCTGCAACTGCACTTGCTCGGCCACTGGGGGCGCATTTTACTTTGGTAGTGCCTTACCCGTCTGCTACGAATGCCGGTCAGTTTGCATTTTATTCAGATAAAGTCGGCTTGACGCTTGATACCGCATTTTATCGCGGCTTTGCTTTTTTAGTCGTGCTGACGTTTGGCTGGTTATTAACTCGAGTAGGGGCATTGTGGTTTCACGACTTGACATATGCCGCAATGGGTCATCGACGCAGTGCCATTATTGGCGGCTGTGCTAATTTAGTGATTGGTTACATTTTTCTGTTTTTGATTTTAGCCTTGCTGGCATTGATTCCGATTGCCGGTATTCAACATGGCTTAGACCATGCCATCGTTGCCAAGGTCATGATCAAATATTCGCCAGGGCTAACACAATTTGTGAATGCTTTATGGCTATGA